One region of Gopherus evgoodei ecotype Sinaloan lineage chromosome 16, rGopEvg1_v1.p, whole genome shotgun sequence genomic DNA includes:
- the LOC115635937 gene encoding carboxyl-terminal PDZ ligand of neuronal nitric oxide synthase protein-like, whose translation MPVKNRYNLVDDGCDSRVPLHNEDAFQHGIHFQAKYIGSLDVPRPNSRVEIVAAMRRIRYEFKAKNIKKKKVSIIVSVDGVKVILRKKQKRKEWTWDESKMLVMHDPVYRIFYVSHDSQDLKIFSYIARDGANNSFRCNVFKSKKKSQAMRVVRTVGQAFEVCHKLSLQHALQNADGQADGASDKSAEEQPLEVHQQGRAKIVDVDEADVDSDGLGLSERDTEKLPSPMGELGILKSGQILTDKSCQDAENCSIYPSVSQQLLSASSPCSSTSTTPLASQHCLQLLQHQLLQQQQQTQVAVAQVQLLKDQLTAETAARIEAQARVRQLLLTNRDLLQHVSLLVKQLKELEIKVQHRQSVDRSLQNLSLAQSLSLNLKNHYSLEINLPSTSTPASVLGSPLAPGSLALLGTSASYLDLLSPEKGSRGPMAMDGDERLVVLEGQDGLYRRVEGSEVSDQALLNGGSRQKAGDPSSRAEDERSQQPIPKLNPPPPILRKRSSKTSPSLDVESKPESAAPTTLPSPNASSLTSVTICSLASSEFESDARTPAPGTEPVPNQGARPSWGKDRTGENGHASPMSGTSRPSEGAPAPGEIASKNPARDAAGTACTMDSTLPFSSAGTETCLHISFSEDELLENEVDEARGISRVPA comes from the exons tatgaattcaaagcaaagaacATCAAGAAGAAGAAAGTGAGCATCATCGTTTCTGTGGACGGGGTGAAGGTAATTCTGCGCAAGAAGCAGAAG AGAAAAGAATGGACCTGGGACGAGAGTAAGATGTTAGTGATGCACGATCCTGTCTACAG GATCTTCTACGTGTCACACGACTCACAGGACCTCAAGATTTTCAGTTACATTGCAAGGGATGGCGCCAACAACTCGTTCAGATGCAACGTTTTCAAATCCAAAAAGAAG AGCCAGGCCATGCGGGTGGTGCGGACGGTGGGCCAGGCCTTTGAGGTGTGTCACAAGCTGAGCCTGCAGCATGCACTGCAGAACGCGGACGGCCAGGCGGACGGCGCCAGTGACAAGTCTGCGGAAGAGCAGCCGCTAGAAG TTCACCAGCAGGGGAGAGCCAAGATAGTGGATGTTGATGAGGCTGACGTGGACTCCGATGGCCTTGGCCTGTCTGAGAGGGACACTGAAAAGCTGCCCTCCCCCATGGGGGAGCTGGGCATCCTGAAATCTGGACAGATCTTAACAGACAAGAGCTGTCAG GATGCTGAAAACTGCTCCATCTACCCCTCTGTGTCCCAGCAACTGCTGAGTGCAAGCAGCCCCTGCTCCTCTACTTCGACAACCCCGCTGGCCTCCCAGCACTgcctgcagctcctccagcatcagctactgcagcagcagcagcagacacaggTGGCTGTGGCACAG GTGCAGTTGCTGAAAGACCAGCTGACTGCCGAAACAGCCGCCCGCATCGAGGCTCAGGCCCGGGTACGCCAGCTGCTGCTGACCAACCGTGACCTGCTGCAGCACGTCTCCCTGCTGGTAAAGCAGCTGAAGGAGCTGGAGATCAAGGTGCAGCACAGGCAGTCAG TTGACAGATCCTTGCAGAACCTGTCCCTGGCTCAGTCCCTGTCTCTGAACCTGAAGAACCATTACAGCCTGGAAATCAACCtgccctccacctccaccccagccaGTGTCCTGGGCAGCCCGCTGGCCCCTGGCTCGCTGGCTTTGCTGGGCACCAGCGCCTCCTACCTCGACCTCCTGAGCCCGGAGAAAGGCAGCAGGGGCCCAATGGCCATGGACGGGGACGAGCGCCTGGTGGTGCTGGAGGGGCAGGATGGTCTGTACCGGCGGGTGGAGGGCTCTGAGGTCAGCGACCAGGCTCTGCTCAATGGTGGCAGCAGGCAGAAGGCAGGCGACCCGAGCAGCAGAGCAGAGGACGAGAG GTCTCAGCAGCCCATCCCCAAACTCAACCCCCCACCGCCCATCCTGCGGAAGAGATCGAGCAAGACGTCCCCGAGCCTGGATGTGGAATCCAAGCCTGAGAGTGCTGCTCCCACAACGCTGCCCAGCCCCAACGCGTCCAGTCTCACCAGCGTCACCATCTGCTCGCTCGCCAGCTCGGAGTTTGAGTCGGACgccaggactcctgcccctggCACGGAGCCTGTCCCCAACCAGGGGGCCCGGCCGTCATGGGGCAAGGACAGGACTGGCGAGAACGGCCATGCGTCCCCCATGTCTGGCACCTCCCGTCCTTCGGAAGGGGCTCCTGCCCCTGGAGAGATAGCTAGCAAGAACCCAGCGAGAGACGCAGCAGGCACAGCGTGCACCATGGACAGCACCTTGCCATTCTCCTCTGCGGGCACCGAAACCTGCTTGCACATCAGCTTCTCAGAGGATGAGCTGCTGGAGAACGAGGTGGATGAGGCCAGGGGGATCAGCAGGGTCCCTGCTTAG